In the bacterium genome, TGTGATACTCAACCGGCAGACACTCGAGGATGTGTTCGTCTACCCGAATCCCCTCAAGCCCGAGCACGCGCAGGATTTCATCACCTTCGCCAATCTCACGCCGCGCGCCACGATACGCATTTACACGCTGTCGGGACATTTCATCGCCGAGGTCGAAGAAACCGACGGCAACGGCGGCGTGCAGTGGGATACGCGCAGCGACCAGGGTGAGCTCGTTCCCTCGGGCATTTACGTCTACCGCGCTGCGGGCACGAACAGTGATGGAGTGGAAGTGGAAGCAGTACTACAGAAATTCGCCATTATACGGTAACACCATGGCAAAGCACGCGAACAAAGGAAACAGCAAAGGCGGAGGAAAGCAGAAGTCGCAGTCCGTCAAGGCGCAGCCTGGAAAGGCACAGCCTGGAAAGGCGCAGCCTGGGAAGGCACACTCCGGCAAGACGCAGCAGCAGCCGGCGGACCGCATCTGGACGCCATCGAACATGCTGAGTTTCCTGCGCATTCTTCTCGTTATCCCCTTCGCCATCCTGCTCGAGGATGCGTATGCGAATCAGCTCTTGCTGGGCGCGATCTGTCTGCTGGCGTATGCGACGGATCTGCTCGACGGATGGATTGCGCGCACGTTTGAAGGCGAGTCGAAGCTCGGACGCATCATCGATCCGCTGGCGGACAAGATTTACATCACCGTGGCCGTGATCATGATGGTGGTGTTGGAAATGCTGCCTGTGTGGTTCGTGCTGGTGGTCGTGCTGCGCGATCTCATCATTTTCGCCGGCGGCATGCATCTGAAATCCCGCACCGGCATTCTCGTGCAGAGCAATTGGCTGGGCAAGGCCACGGTGGTCGCCATCGGCTTCACGTTGCTGGCCACAATTTTTCATGACGGGGGACGCAACATGCCGCAGCAGGTGCTGATGATTATCAGCCTCGCGCTCATCGTGGTGTCCCTTTACAAGTACGGCGAGCGCTACCTGGATCTCATGCGCAAGCATGGATAGTCGCGCTGACGCAATTCAATCACGCATGGAACGGAAAAGAAGTATATCATGGGCTTTCTCGACAAACTGAAATTCAATCGCCTGAAGGAGGGACTCGCGAAAACGCGCGATTCCGTCATGCAGAAGGTCACTCGCGTCATCAAGGCCAAGCGCAAGATCGACGACGATCTGCTCGATGAGATCGAGGAGATTCTGATTCTCGGCGACGTGGGCGTTTCCACCACC is a window encoding:
- a CDS encoding CDP-alcohol phosphatidyltransferase family protein — encoded protein: MAKHANKGNSKGGGKQKSQSVKAQPGKAQPGKAQPGKAHSGKTQQQPADRIWTPSNMLSFLRILLVIPFAILLEDAYANQLLLGAICLLAYATDLLDGWIARTFEGESKLGRIIDPLADKIYITVAVIMMVVLEMLPVWFVLVVVLRDLIIFAGGMHLKSRTGILVQSNWLGKATVVAIGFTLLATIFHDGGRNMPQQVLMIISLALIVVSLYKYGERYLDLMRKHG